In Oncorhynchus gorbuscha isolate QuinsamMale2020 ecotype Even-year linkage group LG02, OgorEven_v1.0, whole genome shotgun sequence, a single genomic region encodes these proteins:
- the LOC124001777 gene encoding selenide, water dikinase 1 has product MSVRESFNPESYELDKSFRLTRFTELKGTGCKVPQDVLQKLLEALQENHYQEDEQFLGAVMPRLGIGMDTCVIPLRHGGLSLVQTTDYIYPIVDDPYMMGRIACANVLSDLYAMGVTECDNMLMLLGISNKLSEKERDKVMPLIIQGFKDASEEAGTSVTGGQTVLNPWVVMGGVATTVCQPNEFIMPDNAVPGDVLVLTKPLGTQVAVAVHQWLDIPEKWNKIKLVVTQEDVELAYQEAMMNMARLNRTAAGLMHTFNAHAATDITGFGILGHAQTLARQQRSEVSFVIHNLPVLAKMAAVSKACGNMFGLMHGTCPETSGGLLICLPREQAARFCAEIKSPKYGEGHQAWIIGIVEKGNRTARIIDKPRIIEVAPQLSTQNVNPTPGATS; this is encoded by the exons ATGTCTGTCAGAGAGTCATTTAACCCAGAGAGCTATGAGCTAGACAAAAGCTTCAGACTCACACGCTTCACTGAACTCAAAGGAACGGGCTGCAAG GTGCCCCAGGATGTGCTACAGAAGCTTCTAGAAGCCCTGCAGGAGAACCACTATCAGGAGGATGAACAGTTCCTTGGGGCTGTCATGCCCAGACTTG GCATTGGTATGGACACCTGTGTCATCCCCCTCCGACACGGGGGCCTTTCTCTCGTCCAGACGACAGACTACATCTACCCCATAGTGGACGACCCCTACATGATG GGGCGAATTGCGTGTGCCAACGTTCTAAGTGACCTGTATGCCATGGGAGTGACGGAATGTGACAACATGCTGATGCTACTGGGGATCAGTAACAAACTGTCAGAAAAG GAGCGGGACAAGGTAATGCCTCTGATCATCCAGGGTTTCAAAGACGCGTCAGAGGAAGCAGGCACGTCTGTGACAGGGGGACAGACGGTGCTTAACCCCTGGGTGGTCATGGGGGGTGTGGCCACCACCGTCTGTCAACCCAATGAGTTCATCAT GCCAGATAATGCAGTGCCAGGAGATGTGTTGGTGCTCACCAAACCTCTGGGGACTCAGGTGGCTGTGGCTGTACACCAGTGGCTGGACATC cCTGAGAAGTGGAATAAGATCAAGCTAGTGGTGACTCAGGAGGATGTAGAGCTGGCCTATCAAGAAGCCATGATGAACATGGCCCGGCTCAACAGGACAG CCGCTGGTCTGATGCACACCTTCAATGCACACGCTGCCACTGACATCACTGGCTTCGGGATCCTGGGCCACGCCCAGACATTGGCACGGCAACAGCGTAGCGAGGTGTCGTTCGTCATCCACAACCTCCCCGTGCTTGCCAAGATGGCAGCGGTGTCCAAGGCCTGCGGGAATATGTTCGGACTCATGCACGGAACCTGCCCTGAgacatcag GGGGTCTGTTGATCTGTCTTCCCAGGGAGCAGGCAGCTCGTTTCTGCGCTGAGATCAAATCTCCTAAATACGGTGAGGGCCACCAGGCCTGGATCATCGGCATCGTGGAGAAGGGCAACCGCACTGCCCGCATAATCGATAAACCACGAATCATCGAGGTCGCTCCTCAGCTCTCCACACAGAATGTCAATCCCACACCCGGCGCAACCTCATAA
- the LOC124001756 gene encoding carnitine O-palmitoyltransferase 1, liver isoform-like, which produces MAEAHQAVGFQFTVTSDSIDRHLSREVLKHIYLSGVTSWTKRAIRFKNGILTGVSPSSLLIVVIAILSTIYARIDPSLGMIDTIKRTLSVSGYMTVQTQTVLSAILFSTGLWLSLILMLRYILKALLSYHAWIFESHGKISFCTKLWLSLVKMFSGRRPLLYSFQTSLPRLHVPSVDDTISRYLESVRPLLDDEQYNQMEVVANDFKKDQAPKLQKYLILKSWWATNYVSDWWEEYIYLRGRSPIMVNSNFYSMDLLYVTPTHRQAVRAGNVVHAMLQYRRKLERGEHAPLRALGVVPMCSYQMERMFNTTRIPGIETDFVQHLSDRKHLVVYHKGRFFKVWLYYGGRHLWPSELETQFQRILVDTTVPQPGELKLAALTAGNRVPWARARLKYFRQGVNKASLEAIETSAFFLSLDDEVHGYDPDKLRSLDLYAKSLLHGKCYDRWFDKSFTLITYKNGKLGVNAEHSWADASIIGHMWEYVLATDCFHLGYTEEGHCKGDINKGLPPPTKLQWDIPLECQEVIEESYMVAKVIADDVDFHGCLFDEFGKGLIKKSRTSPDAFIQLALQLAQFRDKGEFCLTYEASMTRMFREGRTETVRSCTSESTAFVRAMEDKNTASAQKLDLFRKAADKHQNMYRLAMTGSGIDRHLFCLYIMSKYLSIDSPFLKQVLSEPWRLSTSQTPQQQLNMVDMKKFPRYVGAGGGGSVADDGYGISYIIIGENLITFHISSKFSSPETDSYRFGQNIRQAMLDIRALFDQKALDKSVC; this is translated from the exons ATGGCAGAGGCACATCAGGCAGTTGGCTTCCAGTTCACCGTCACCTCAGACAGCATCGACCGCCACCTGAGCCGCGAGGTACTCAAACACATCTACCTGTCGGGAGTGACGTCATGGACAAAGCGCGCCATAAGATTTAAA AATGGGATATTGACAGGTGTCAGCCCATCTAGTTTGCTGATCGTTGTGATAGCCATATTGAGCACCATATATGCCAGGATAGACCCATCACTGGGAATGATAGACACCATCAAGAGGACCCTGTCTGTCAG TGGCTACATGACAGTGCAGACCCAGACAGTGCTGAGTGCCATCCTGTTTTCCACAGGCCTGTggctctctctcatcctcatgcTGAGGTACATTctcaaggcccttctctcctacCATGCCTGGATCTTTGAGTCCCACGGCAAAATTAGCTTCTGCACCAAACTCTGGCTG AGTCTGGTGAAGATGTTCTCTGGGCGCAGACCTCTCCTCTATAGCTTCCAGACCTCCCTACCCAGACTACATGTGCCTAGTGTGGATGACACCATAagcagg TACCTGGAGTCAGTGCGCCCCCTGTTGGATGATGAGCAGTACAACCAGATGGAGGTGGTGGCCAATGACTTCAAGAAGGACCAGGCACCCAAACTCCAGAAATACCTCATCCTCAAATCCTGGTGGGCTACTAACTAT GTGAGTGATTGGTGGGAGGAGTACATCTACCTTAGAGGCAGGAGTCCCATCATGGTCAACAGTAACTTCTACTCCATG GATCTGCTGTACGTGactcccacacacagacaggcagttcGGGCAGGGAATGTTGTTCATGCTATGCTGCAGTACCGCCGCaaactagagagaggagaacatgcACCG TTGAGGGCTCTGGGGGTGGTGCCCATGTGTTCTTATCAGATGGAGAGGATGTTCAACACCACACGTATCCCTGGTATAGAGACAG ACTTTGTTCAGCACCTGAGTGACCGGAAGCACCTGGTGGTGTACCATAAGGGCCGCTTCTTTAAGGTGTGGCTGTACTACGGGGGGCGTCACCTCTGGCCCTCTGAGCTGGAGACTCAGTTCCAGAGGATCCTCGTCGACACCACCGTGCCACAGCCTGGGGAACTCAAACTGGCTGCCCTCACAGCCGGCAACAG AGTTCCGTGGGCGCGGGCTCGTCTGAAGTACTTCAGACAGGGTGTTAACAAAGCCTCTCTGGAGGCCATCGAGACGTCAGCTTTCTTCCTCAGCCTTGATGACGAGGTGCATGGTTATGACCCTGACAAGCTGAGGTCATTGGACCTGTATGCCAAGTCCCTGCTGCACGGGAAGTGCTatgacag GTGGTTTGACAAATCTTTCACTCTGATCACTTATAAGAACGGTAAACTGGGGGTTAATGCAGAACACTCATGGGCAGACGCTTCTATTATAGGACACATGTGGGAG tatgTCCTAGCAACGGACTGCTTCCATTTGGGCTACACAGAGGAGGGACACTGCAAAGGAGACATCAACAAGGGCCTGCCTCCCCCCACCAAACTGCAATGGGACATTCCACTGGAG TGCCAGGAGGTCATTGAGGAGTCCTACATGGTTGCCAAGGTGATAGCTGATGACGTGGACTTTCATGGCTGTCTGTTTGATGAGTTTGGGAAAGGCCTGATCAAGAAGAGTAGGACCAGTCCTGATGCCTTCATACAGCTAGCACTACAGCTGGCCCaattcagg GATAAGGGGGAGTTCTGTCTGACGTATGAGGCCTCAATGACCCGGATGTTCCGTGAGGGTAGGACAGAGACGGTTCGCTCCTGCACCTCAGAGTCCACAGCCTTTGTCAGAGCCATGGAGGACAAGAACACTGCG AGTGCCCAAAAGTTGGACCTCTTCCGGAAGGCCGCAGACAAACACCAGAACATGTACCGTCTGGCCATGACAGGCTCTGGCATCGACAGACACCTCTTCTGTCTCTACATCATGTCTAAGTACCTCAGCATCGACTCACCATTCCTCAAACag GTGTTGTCAGAACCCTGGAGGTTGTCCACTAGTCAGACTCCTCAACAGCAGCTCAACATGGTTGACATGAAGAAGTTTCCCAGATACGTGggcgcggggggggggggttcg GTGGCTGATGACGGCTATGGCATCTCTTACATCATTATAGGAGAGAACCTGATCACATTCCACATCTCCAGCAAGTTTTCCAGCCCTGAGACG GACTCGTACCGCTTTGGACAGAACATTCGACAGGCCATGCTGGACATTCGTGCGCTATTCGACCAaaaagctctggataagagcgtctgctaa